The stretch of DNA TGTTGTGTCATGGGTAATTCTCCAGGTGGCTACCCTCGCAAAGGGTGAACCGGATGCAAAAAAAACGCGCCGACTGAGCGGCGCGTTGCGGATTCTAGCAAAAAACCTGTGGTTAATGCTTGCTGCCGCCAGCGCAGGTCGGCGAGGCCGGGGCCACGCCGATCTTCGCCCATTCCTCTGGCGTGTAGGTATGCAGCGCCAACGCATGAAACTGGCCCATCAGCTCGCCCAGGGTCGCGTAGACCTTCTGGTGACGCTTGACGCTGTTGAGCCCGGCAAACTGCTCGCTGACCAGCACGGCCTTGAAATGGGTTTCCAGGCCGCGGCTGTGCATGTGGCTTTCATCCAGCACCTGCAAATGCTCTGGCTGCAATGCGCCTAGTGCCGATTCGATACGTTGTTGCATGGTCATTCCTGGCTCCGCTTACTTCTTCTTCGCCGGTGCGGCCTTAGGCTCGAGTTCGGCGGTCATGTCGGCC from Pseudomonas chlororaphis subsp. chlororaphis encodes:
- a CDS encoding BolA family protein yields the protein MTMQQRIESALGALQPEHLQVLDESHMHSRGLETHFKAVLVSEQFAGLNSVKRHQKVYATLGELMGQFHALALHTYTPEEWAKIGVAPASPTCAGGSKH